One Methylosinus sp. C49 DNA segment encodes these proteins:
- a CDS encoding glycosyltransferase family 1 protein, whose translation MDQASRIAAYLAREALEDFRDRTTYELDPVSRFLYARAKEFYWTLTRLAGLAHLHDGAYRRPARRAEPRAPLTDFAAPLKRPRVLVDMTATHRYGLETGIQRVAREIARWAVASGAGLPVVIEEGRLVSYYSHAALPPKVEIAPGDKFLMLDASFHDVDEYAPIMRRVSAEGGQNVLGLYDLIPLLYPGAISPGLYLDFRRWFDTMVPSCDAIVCISQSTAQSLVGYLRAHSYPADALRRVGWWRLGADFAATEAAPGRKAASIAATCAPLFLSVGTLEPRKAYPIALEAFERLWRAGVDARYVIVGCVGWQGRLLARRIRDHEEYGRRLFWLDDADDASLRHLYAQAHGLVSASIAEGFGLPLAEAAFHGLPVIASDIPAHREIAEQGATFFPPLDAAALSMRLREALMRNWSTQNHGGRIVTWRESTQELLGMIRTDAYQWRFERGGFRADARICV comes from the coding sequence ATGGATCAGGCGTCTCGCATCGCCGCTTATCTGGCGAGGGAAGCTCTCGAGGATTTTCGCGACCGCACGACCTATGAGCTCGATCCGGTGAGCCGCTTTCTCTATGCCAGAGCCAAGGAATTCTATTGGACGCTCACGCGGCTCGCGGGCCTCGCGCATCTGCACGACGGCGCGTATCGGCGCCCTGCGCGGAGAGCGGAGCCGAGAGCGCCTCTCACAGATTTCGCCGCGCCGTTGAAACGGCCGCGCGTGCTCGTCGATATGACGGCGACGCATCGCTACGGGCTCGAGACCGGCATTCAGCGCGTGGCGCGGGAGATCGCGCGCTGGGCGGTCGCCAGCGGCGCCGGCCTTCCTGTCGTCATAGAGGAGGGAAGGCTCGTCTCCTATTACAGCCACGCCGCTCTGCCGCCCAAGGTGGAGATCGCGCCGGGCGACAAGTTTCTGATGCTCGACGCGAGCTTTCACGACGTCGACGAATATGCGCCGATCATGCGCCGCGTCTCGGCCGAGGGCGGGCAGAACGTGCTCGGCCTCTATGATCTCATTCCGCTGCTTTATCCTGGCGCGATCAGCCCGGGACTCTATCTCGATTTTCGGCGCTGGTTCGACACGATGGTTCCGAGCTGCGACGCGATCGTCTGCATCTCGCAGAGCACGGCGCAATCGCTGGTCGGCTATTTGCGCGCCCATTCCTATCCTGCGGATGCGTTGCGGCGCGTCGGCTGGTGGCGGCTCGGCGCGGATTTCGCCGCGACGGAGGCCGCGCCCGGCCGCAAGGCGGCGTCCATTGCCGCGACCTGTGCGCCGCTCTTTCTGAGCGTCGGCACGCTGGAGCCGCGCAAAGCCTATCCGATCGCGCTCGAGGCGTTCGAGCGGCTGTGGCGCGCCGGAGTCGATGCGCGCTATGTCATCGTCGGCTGCGTCGGCTGGCAGGGTCGGCTGCTCGCGCGCCGCATTCGCGACCATGAGGAATATGGCCGGCGGCTCTTCTGGCTCGATGACGCCGACGACGCCTCTCTGCGTCATCTCTATGCGCAGGCGCATGGGCTGGTCTCGGCCTCGATCGCGGAAGGCTTCGGCCTGCCGCTGGCGGAGGCGGCCTTTCACGGGCTCCCGGTCATCGCCAGCGATATTCCCGCGCATCGCGAGATCGCCGAACAAGGCGCGACCTTCTTCCCGCCGCTCGACGCCGCCGCGCTCTCCATGCGGCTTCGCGAGGCGCTGATGCGGAACTGGTCGACGCAGAACCACGGGGGGCGCATCGTCACCTGGCGGGAGTCGACGCAGGAGCTGTTGGGCATGATCCGCACCGACGCTTATCAATGGCGCTTCGAGCGCGGCGGTTTCCGCGCCGATGCGCGGATTTGCGTCTGA
- a CDS encoding response regulator, with product MIPAGALDVTKTDAILLVEDDAEIGDLISRYLQTHQIDVAVVADGATMDTALAKREFDLVILDLNLPGENGLSICRRLRADRNLPIVIVTAQGEDVDRILGLEMGADDYLVKPFNPRELLARIRSVLRRARAAFAGRDETSSRYYLFEGWRVDIMAHQVTTPAGTKVALTSAEFDLLYALCERPNRVLTRDQLIDLTHGPTAGPFQRSIDVLISRLRQKMESDPKNPRYIQTIRSEGYLFTPQVVRA from the coding sequence ATGATTCCCGCTGGTGCGCTCGACGTGACGAAGACAGACGCGATCCTCCTGGTCGAGGACGACGCCGAAATCGGCGATTTGATCTCTCGCTATCTGCAGACCCATCAGATTGACGTCGCCGTCGTGGCCGATGGCGCGACGATGGACACGGCGCTCGCCAAGCGCGAGTTCGATCTCGTGATCCTCGACCTCAATCTCCCGGGCGAAAACGGCCTCTCCATCTGCCGCAGGCTGCGCGCCGACCGCAATCTGCCGATCGTCATCGTCACCGCGCAGGGCGAGGACGTCGACCGCATTCTCGGCCTCGAGATGGGCGCCGACGATTATCTGGTGAAGCCCTTCAACCCGCGCGAATTGCTCGCCCGCATCCGCTCCGTGCTGCGCCGCGCGCGCGCCGCCTTCGCCGGCCGCGACGAGACGAGCTCGCGCTATTATCTCTTCGAGGGCTGGCGCGTGGACATAATGGCGCATCAGGTGACGACGCCCGCCGGCACCAAAGTGGCGCTCACCAGCGCCGAATTCGATCTCCTCTACGCGCTGTGCGAGCGGCCCAATCGCGTGCTGACGCGCGACCAGCTCATCGATCTGACGCATGGCCCGACCGCCGGCCCCTTTCAGCGCAGCATAGACGTGCTCATAAGCCGGCTGCGGCAAAAGATGGAGAGCGACCCGAAGAACCCGCGCTATATTCAGACCATCCGCTCGGAAGGCTATTTGTTCACGCCGCAGGTGGTGCGCGCGTGA
- a CDS encoding MFS transporter, with amino-acid sequence MGGSAETIEEESLADAARRLKAIVIGSLGNLVEWYDFYVYSAFSLYFANSFFPGDDPVAQMLSSAGVFALGFFMRPIGGALFGEIGDRFGRRRALTLSVLLMCLGSLIVAATPGYATIGEAAPALLLFARLLQGLSLGGEYGSSATYLCEMAASRRRGFYSSFQYVTLIGGQLTALLVLLVLQNLVFTPEELRAYGWRIPFAIGAGLALFALLMRRDLEETEAFASAASPRRRSSLRALLSYPREAATVVGLTMGGTLAFYVYTTYIQKFLKLSAGLSDAQTTWIGAGSLIFAMALQPAYGALSDRIGRRPLLIAFGVLGTLFTVPLMTAIQTARDPWTAFALVLAGWLIVGAYTSINALVKAELFPASVRVTGVAVPYAIAVSFFGGTAEYVALWFKSAGRESWFYYYVSAAIFCSLIVYALMPETRTASRIDAERAR; translated from the coding sequence ATGGGCGGATCGGCGGAAACGATCGAGGAAGAGAGTCTCGCCGACGCCGCGCGCCGGCTGAAGGCGATCGTCATCGGCTCGCTCGGCAATCTCGTCGAATGGTATGATTTCTACGTCTATTCCGCTTTTTCGCTCTATTTCGCCAATTCCTTCTTTCCGGGCGACGATCCGGTCGCGCAAATGCTGTCGAGCGCCGGCGTCTTCGCGCTCGGCTTTTTCATGCGGCCGATCGGCGGCGCATTGTTCGGCGAGATCGGCGATCGTTTCGGGCGCCGGCGCGCGCTGACGCTTTCCGTTCTTTTGATGTGCCTCGGCTCGCTCATCGTCGCCGCCACGCCCGGCTATGCGACGATCGGCGAGGCGGCGCCGGCGCTGCTCCTCTTCGCGCGGCTGCTGCAGGGCCTCAGCCTCGGCGGCGAATATGGCTCGTCGGCCACTTATCTCTGTGAGATGGCCGCCTCGCGCCGCCGCGGATTCTATTCGAGCTTTCAATATGTCACGCTCATCGGCGGGCAGCTGACGGCGCTCTTGGTGCTGCTCGTCCTGCAAAACCTCGTCTTCACGCCGGAGGAATTGCGCGCCTATGGCTGGCGCATTCCTTTCGCGATCGGCGCGGGGCTGGCGTTGTTCGCGCTGCTCATGCGGCGCGATCTCGAGGAGACCGAGGCTTTCGCTTCCGCGGCGTCGCCGCGGCGGCGCAGCTCCTTGCGCGCGCTCTTATCCTATCCGCGCGAGGCGGCGACAGTGGTCGGGCTGACCATGGGCGGCACGCTCGCCTTCTATGTCTACACCACCTACATTCAGAAATTCCTGAAGCTCTCGGCCGGTTTGAGCGATGCGCAGACGACGTGGATCGGCGCCGGCTCGCTCATTTTCGCCATGGCGCTGCAGCCGGCCTATGGCGCTTTGTCAGATCGCATCGGCCGGCGCCCGCTGCTCATCGCCTTCGGCGTGCTGGGGACGCTCTTCACCGTGCCGCTGATGACGGCGATCCAGACCGCGCGCGATCCTTGGACGGCTTTCGCTCTGGTGCTGGCGGGCTGGCTCATCGTCGGCGCCTATACGTCGATCAATGCGCTGGTGAAGGCGGAGCTGTTTCCGGCCTCGGTGCGGGTGACGGGCGTCGCCGTGCCTTATGCGATCGCTGTGTCTTTCTTCGGCGGCACGGCCGAATATGTCGCGCTCTGGTTCAAGAGCGCGGGGCGCGAGAGCTGGTTCTATTATTATGTCAGCGCGGCGATCTTCTGCTCGCTGATCGTCTATGCGCTGATGCCGGAGACGCGCACCGCCTCGCGTATCGATGCGGAGCGCGCCCGCTGA